The following proteins are co-located in the Fructilactobacillus carniphilus genome:
- a CDS encoding MSCRAMM family adhesin SdrC, with protein sequence MLSDNDVLSNADKLFEIEVDFATDPLTEVEPLNDVEVDLLSDVDRNTELLTEVCVDSDTDIDTDSLNDFETDVLFDVDSLNDEDSEFFVDALAESLAEVDDDSNSLNETEALSETDPLFEVDPLTDIELDTEAECELTCDSIVDSEILCESFTEVEAESIAEFSSESALFTDNEALRDSD encoded by the coding sequence GTGCTATCTGACAATGATGTGCTCAGCAATGCAGATAAACTATTTGAAATTGAAGTAGACTTTGCTACTGATCCACTAACCGAAGTAGAGCCACTCAATGATGTTGAAGTAGATTTGCTCTCTGATGTTGACCGGAATACAGAATTGCTAACAGAAGTCTGCGTCGATTCAGACACTGATATTGATACAGATTCACTTAACGACTTCGAAACAGACGTGCTCTTCGACGTTGATTCACTCAACGATGAAGATTCAGAGTTCTTTGTTGATGCGCTTGCTGAATCACTGGCAGAAGTTGATGATGATTCAAATTCACTTAATGAAACCGAAGCGCTGTCTGAAACTGATCCACTCTTCGAAGTGGATCCACTAACTGACATTGAATTAGATACAGAAGCCGAGTGTGAATTAACTTGCGATTCAATTGTCGATTCTGAAATACTCTGTGAATCGTTTACTGAGGTTGAAGCCGAATCAATTGCTGAGTTTTCTTCGGAATCAGCTTTATTTACTGATAATGAGGCACTCAGAGATTCGGATTGA
- a CDS encoding MSCRAMM family adhesin SdrC produces the protein MLTESDVAPELLLESDVLAELDSLAETCSDPDNDSLNEPEADPLIDSDSLADAFIEALSDSNLEVDETTELESDANVEPLNDIEVDLLSDIDVEPLTDIESETEVECEFTSETNLDSDAINEADNDCDAESIAELNSESD, from the coding sequence TTGCTTACTGAAAGTGATGTTGCTCCAGAATTACTCTTAGAGTCGGATGTACTTGCCGAATTAGATTCACTAGCGGAAACATGTTCTGACCCAGATAATGATTCGCTTAATGAACCTGAAGCAGACCCACTCATTGATTCTGATTCACTCGCAGATGCTTTCATCGAAGCACTTTCTGATTCCAATTTAGAAGTTGATGAAACAACTGAACTTGAATCTGATGCTAATGTTGAGCCACTTAATGATATCGAAGTGGATTTACTGTCAGACATTGACGTGGAACCACTGACTGACATTGAATCGGAGACAGAAGTTGAGTGTGAGTTTACCTCTGAAACTAATTTGGATTCAGATGCAATCAATGAAGCAGATAATGACTGCGATGCAGAATCAATTGCAGAGCTCAATTCGGAATCAGATTGA
- a CDS encoding MSCRAMM family adhesin SdrC, which produces MLAETELESEPIADVCVEIDSEPDNDSLSEVEAESLSYLEVDSELFTELLSEIDLEVDVEPDSLDERAVDSDPLSDNELLAESDFEVDSLIEVFVEVLSDADVDTTTELESDTDIECELTSEPNFDTEMLSESANDVDTESIVELNSELDLLTDNESLIEVLPDAEANPDTESLNDVDTKLL; this is translated from the coding sequence TTGCTTGCTGAAACAGAGCTAGAATCTGAACCAATAGCAGATGTGTGTGTGGAAATAGATTCTGAACCAGATAATGATTCACTAAGTGAAGTCGAGGCCGAATCACTTTCGTATTTGGAAGTGGATTCTGAACTATTTACTGAATTACTATCAGAAATTGACTTAGAAGTTGATGTAGAGCCAGATTCACTCGATGAAAGAGCTGTAGATTCAGATCCACTCAGCGATAACGAGTTGCTTGCTGAAAGTGATTTCGAAGTTGATTCACTGATAGAAGTCTTTGTCGAAGTACTTTCTGATGCCGATGTCGATACAACAACCGAACTTGAGTCAGATACAGACATCGAGTGTGAGTTAACTTCTGAACCTAATTTTGATACAGAAATGCTCAGTGAATCTGCCAACGATGTTGATACCGAGTCAATTGTTGAACTTAATTCAGAGCTAGACTTGCTTACTGATAATGAATCACTAATAGAGGTGCTTCCTGACGCAGAAGCTAATCCAGATACAGAATCACTTAATGATGTTGATACCAAATTACTCTGA
- a CDS encoding MSCRAMM family adhesin SdrC: MLVDVDSESESLNDCDLLSESDLELDSLTEVCVEVLSDSDFDVDTTIELESDDDVDPLNDDELDLLSNIDADPLIDNESDTDIECEFTSESNFEEEILNESIVELNSELDLLTDNESLVEVLSDMKDDPDKESLMELDALVEFESLAEVDNDSEPLFDNELLSDTDLDAETL; encoded by the coding sequence GTGCTTGTTGATGTAGATAGCGAATCTGAATCACTTAATGATTGTGATTTGCTTTCTGAAAGTGATTTGGAATTAGATTCACTGACAGAAGTTTGTGTAGAAGTACTTTCTGATTCAGATTTCGATGTCGATACAACAATTGAACTTGAGTCAGATGATGACGTTGATCCACTTAATGATGATGAATTAGATTTACTGTCTAATATTGACGCTGATCCGCTAATTGACAATGAGTCAGATACAGACATCGAGTGTGAATTTACCTCTGAATCTAATTTCGAGGAAGAAATACTTAATGAATCAATTGTTGAACTCAATTCAGAACTAGACTTACTTACTGATAACGAATCACTAGTAGAAGTGCTTTCTGATATGAAAGATGATCCAGATAAGGAATCGCTCATGGAACTAGATGCGCTAGTTGAATTTGAATCACTCGCTGAAGTAGACAATGACTCTGAACCACTTTTCGATAACGAGCTGCTTTCTGATACTGACTTAGATGCAGAAACACTTTGA
- a CDS encoding MSCRAMM family adhesin SdrC, which produces MLSETDLEADPLFDSDALIESESLIETCSEPDNDSLREVDVEPLADNDPELLCDNELLSDTDFDSETFCESESLVEIESDLLADADAESLMEIDFELDPLVDAESIVDVDNESDTDVEPDNESLKDFDSEAL; this is translated from the coding sequence TTGCTTTCTGAAACTGATTTAGAAGCCGACCCACTCTTCGATTCAGATGCACTCATTGAATCAGAATCACTGATAGAAACATGTTCTGAACCTGATAATGATTCGCTTAGAGAAGTAGATGTCGAACCACTAGCTGATAATGACCCTGAACTACTTTGCGATAACGAGTTACTTTCTGATACTGATTTTGATTCAGAAACATTCTGTGAAAGTGAGTCACTTGTTGAAATAGAATCAGATTTACTTGCTGATGCAGATGCGGAATCACTTATGGAAATTGATTTTGAACTGGATCCACTTGTAGATGCTGAATCGATCGTCGATGTAGATAATGAATCAGATACTGACGTTGAACCTGATAACGAATCGCTTAAAGATTTCGATTCAGAGGCACTTTGA